One part of the Saprospiraceae bacterium genome encodes these proteins:
- a CDS encoding urea carboxylase-associated family protein — MNIIQPCSGVSFILTQGQRLKVIDLEGEQVSDFICYNLKDKAEYLSSGRTIDYAETIFLTKGHPFYSNRSNVMFEIVADTVGRHDFLLTPCSAEMFRITYGHNEPHRGCFGNLAAALKEHGIGPDEIPVCFNIFMNVAVDGNTGKISVLPPKSKAGDYIILEAKMDLIVGMTACAAGMSNNFSFKSIGYGILPK, encoded by the coding sequence ATGAACATAATTCAACCATGTAGTGGTGTTTCCTTTATTTTAACTCAAGGCCAACGCCTGAAAGTTATTGATTTAGAAGGCGAGCAGGTGTCAGATTTTATTTGCTATAATCTTAAAGATAAAGCAGAGTATTTATCTTCAGGAAGGACCATTGACTATGCAGAAACAATTTTTCTTACAAAAGGACATCCTTTCTATTCGAATCGGAGTAATGTAATGTTTGAAATTGTTGCGGACACAGTTGGCAGACATGATTTTTTATTAACTCCTTGTAGTGCAGAAATGTTTCGTATTACCTACGGGCATAATGAGCCTCATCGTGGATGTTTCGGCAATCTGGCTGCTGCATTAAAAGAACATGGAATAGGACCTGATGAAATTCCTGTTTGCTTTAATATTTTCATGAATGTAGCTGTGGATGGTAATACCGGAAAGATTTCCGTTTTGCCCCCCAAGAGTAAGGCTGGAGATTATATTATTCTTGAAGCAAAAATGGATTTAATCGTAGGCATGACAGCATGTGCGGCTGGAATGTCAAATAATTTTTCTTTTAAATCAATTGGTTATGGGATTCTACCTAAGTAG
- a CDS encoding YqcI/YcgG family protein codes for MEQKNIVEEYLAFLNNQAFPCIGAKTAIRKQQLRCMIASNMACSKDDLAILQFLYDFVEDYRNSSRPFHSAAIIFNQSQISSEELFDELLWHRLQALIELDKKNYNYDNRVSNDPASPFFSFSLKEEAFFIIGLHSSSSRLARQFKYPTLVFNPHSQFEKLRETNHYERMQTVIRKRDMAYSGSINPMLEDFGTSSEVYQYSGRKYDAEWRCPLKFNNKIK; via the coding sequence ATGGAACAAAAAAACATAGTGGAAGAATACCTGGCTTTTTTGAACAATCAGGCCTTTCCGTGTATTGGGGCTAAAACCGCCATTAGAAAACAACAATTAAGATGTATGATAGCCAGTAACATGGCTTGTTCCAAGGATGACCTAGCTATCTTACAATTTCTTTACGATTTTGTGGAAGATTACCGGAATTCATCGAGACCATTTCATAGTGCTGCAATTATATTTAATCAATCACAAATTAGCAGTGAAGAATTATTTGATGAATTATTATGGCACAGACTACAAGCACTTATAGAACTTGATAAGAAAAATTATAATTATGATAATCGTGTTAGTAATGATCCGGCATCACCATTTTTTAGCTTTAGTCTTAAAGAAGAAGCATTTTTTATTATTGGGCTTCATTCATCAAGCAGTAGATTAGCGCGTCAATTCAAATATCCAACTTTAGTTTTTAATCCACATTCCCAATTTGAAAAACTTCGGGAAACGAATCACTACGAACGCATGCAAACTGTTATCAGGAAAAGAGATATGGCATATTCCGGTTCTATAAACCCGATGTTAGAAGATTTTGGTACTTCTTCTGAAGTATATCAATATAGTGGACGCAAATACGATGCAGAATGGCGTTGTCCTTTAAAATTTAACAATAAAATTAAATGA
- a CDS encoding fibronectin type III domain-containing protein, translating into MTNLKIYQKQLFVMCAFLCSLSAQAQTFVPVNVTGFNHDLIANGSGGTNRAAATTTITFDGVNIGGDNVMYSKDFRGNNNPNTVPTYGLPVNRIITSVNPNLVGAIYTLAHYDSLNALVLKNNGSAGTLKLETPGVFSKIAFLGSSAEGASNFNVTLNFSDGTNTNASFTVPDWYFGSGFAVKGIGRVTRTTVGSQLPDIFTGDAENPRLYDNQITLNAPFNTKILTSITFTKTSSAGSTAILAINGITAVNAPAAPVATAATSVTFPSFTANWLASSGATNYVLDISTSPTFSTLLASYNNFNVGNVLNYQINGLVASQTYYYRVRAVNAAGVSASSNSIDVPFPECPPGGYSVFTQAQVDSFLVLYPNCKQISGNLNIADNSSINNLNGFINIERITSQLNIVRNVALTNLDGLQNIISVGGNLWIDGNALLSKINNFNKLSSCPVLYIGGNKELIEISGFDSLSQFPSTGIEQNEKLNKIGIASPIQSINGSLKINNCKSLKSITAFGNVAKINGSLIITNNDSLTKLDAFSQLTTANDLSIQNNAALANLDALNNLNMLNGSIEIAGNAMLVSISGISNIPASHIKNLGLSIQFNALLSICDLPNICTYLQGTGPRTIVGNAAGCDSEQTVKNACSPPAAPVALAATNVTFPGFTANWQASVGATEYFLDVSTSNTFANFVTGYDNRSVGNATNFAVSGLSSNTTHYYRVRASKAAGTSPNSNSITVSFAQCPLGDVTVNTQAQVDNFKILYPNCIQITGNLNITDNSNITNLNGFSNLENVTGQINIVRNSALINLDGLQNLKSVGGNFWIADNSAITKINTFNKLTSSSQMYIGDHKELTEISGYTSMTNMPTIRIENNAKLNLINITNSLTQINGLLNIINNPQLQSINALGNVPIIAGTLTIENNALLSNLIALSQLTFANEIILKNNASLINLDQFSKINALNGSLHIIGNNNLNSISGLTNIPAGSIKGTGLTIQNNPALAICELPNICTYLDGSGQRFISGNAPGCNSEQAVQNACDASEAPEIPIALPATNINASGFTAHWQTSARATSYAIDVSTSGSFSTILPAYNNLNVGNNVNALITGLTNNQTYFYRIRAVNNKGNSANSNVISVNLSVCFVSIPNANFKNYLVQNTAINTNGNTEIECSEAELYTGLIDCNGLNIADLSGIEAFINIKEINCSNNLLANVDLSQNTKLEQLNCSNNLLQTLDLNGNLKLRELYCFQNKLNQLNLKDNTNLETIDCNDNNLNILDFSKNNNLIQIWCYNNKLLSLNLANGINEDMSLIEAFNNPDLTCIQVDDEDYSKANWRSGKFKFDAQHIFSEKCDPCTDPSILFISNFLVSGTACTEDSIRLIEYGFFQDSIQDIEFLWDFGNNRSSNERDPIIIYTQPGKYAIVLKLKSPICEATINKQIEILNCAFLDGSKERYSSVFPNPSFGPVQWNINLPYESNLSFKLLDLNGKVLFTNFYPKIKLVADEIPQLKTGIYIVELIYHGGTERHKIIIY; encoded by the coding sequence ATGACTAATCTAAAAATATATCAAAAACAATTATTTGTAATGTGTGCTTTCTTGTGCTCGTTAAGTGCACAAGCCCAAACCTTTGTACCTGTCAACGTTACAGGGTTCAACCATGACCTGATTGCCAATGGATCTGGCGGCACCAATCGTGCAGCAGCGACTACAACGATTACGTTTGATGGAGTCAATATTGGGGGAGATAATGTCATGTATTCCAAGGATTTCAGAGGGAACAATAATCCGAATACAGTTCCAACTTATGGTCTACCAGTCAATAGAATCATTACAAGCGTGAATCCAAATCTGGTAGGGGCTATTTATACACTGGCACATTATGATTCACTAAACGCTTTGGTATTAAAGAATAATGGCAGTGCTGGAACATTGAAACTAGAAACACCTGGAGTATTTTCTAAGATTGCTTTTCTTGGTTCAAGTGCTGAGGGTGCCTCTAATTTTAATGTAACATTAAATTTTAGTGATGGTACAAATACCAATGCAAGTTTTACTGTACCCGATTGGTATTTTGGCTCTGGTTTTGCAGTTAAAGGAATTGGAAGAGTGACTAGAACAACCGTAGGTTCTCAATTACCCGATATATTTACTGGCGATGCTGAAAATCCGAGGCTATATGATAACCAAATCACTTTGAATGCACCATTCAATACTAAAATATTAACGAGCATAACGTTTACAAAAACTTCCAGTGCAGGTAGCACTGCGATTCTTGCGATCAATGGCATAACTGCAGTCAATGCACCCGCGGCACCTGTAGCAACAGCAGCAACATCTGTTACTTTTCCATCTTTCACTGCAAATTGGCTAGCTTCATCTGGCGCTACTAATTATGTTTTAGATATATCCACCAGTCCAACTTTTAGTACATTATTAGCAAGCTATAATAATTTTAATGTAGGAAACGTACTCAACTATCAGATTAATGGACTTGTTGCAAGTCAAACTTATTATTATCGTGTAAGAGCTGTAAATGCAGCTGGAGTAAGCGCTAGTAGTAATTCTATCGATGTACCTTTTCCCGAATGCCCTCCGGGTGGCTATTCAGTCTTCACGCAGGCTCAGGTGGATAGCTTTTTAGTGCTCTATCCAAATTGCAAACAAATTTCCGGTAATTTAAATATTGCGGATAATTCAAGTATTAATAATTTAAACGGTTTTATCAATATTGAGAGGATTACCAGCCAACTCAATATCGTTCGAAATGTAGCGCTGACAAATCTCGATGGTCTCCAAAATATAATTTCAGTGGGAGGAAATTTATGGATAGATGGCAATGCTTTACTTTCTAAGATAAACAACTTTAATAAGCTGAGTTCTTGTCCAGTGTTGTATATAGGAGGCAACAAGGAACTTATTGAAATTTCGGGTTTTGATTCCTTGAGTCAGTTTCCATCCACAGGTATTGAGCAAAATGAGAAACTGAACAAAATTGGTATTGCAAGCCCAATTCAGTCCATCAATGGATCTCTAAAAATAAATAATTGTAAAAGTCTGAAATCGATAACTGCTTTTGGAAATGTCGCAAAGATCAACGGCAGCCTCATTATTACGAATAATGATTCTCTTACTAAATTAGATGCCTTTTCGCAATTGACAACAGCTAATGATTTGTCGATTCAGAATAATGCTGCTTTAGCAAATCTCGATGCCCTCAATAATCTCAATATGCTTAATGGGAGTATTGAGATTGCAGGCAATGCCATGCTCGTAAGCATCAGTGGTATAAGCAATATTCCGGCAAGCCATATCAAAAACTTAGGCCTAAGTATTCAATTCAATGCATTGCTTTCGATTTGTGATTTGCCAAATATCTGCACTTATCTGCAAGGAACTGGCCCTCGCACTATTGTAGGGAATGCAGCGGGGTGCGATTCCGAACAAACAGTAAAAAATGCTTGCTCCCCTCCTGCAGCACCCGTAGCACTTGCAGCAACAAACGTTACTTTTCCAGGGTTCACGGCCAACTGGCAAGCTTCTGTAGGGGCAACAGAATATTTTCTAGATGTATCTACTAGTAACACGTTTGCGAATTTTGTCACTGGGTATGATAATCGCAGTGTAGGAAATGCTACAAACTTTGCTGTGAGTGGTTTATCTTCTAACACAACACATTATTATAGAGTTCGAGCTAGTAAAGCAGCCGGAACAAGCCCTAATAGCAATTCGATTACTGTTTCTTTTGCACAATGCCCTCTTGGAGATGTTACAGTTAATACGCAAGCGCAAGTAGATAATTTTAAGATCCTTTATCCAAATTGTATTCAAATCACAGGAAATCTAAATATCACCGATAATTCAAATATCACCAACTTGAATGGTTTTAGCAATCTGGAAAATGTCACTGGTCAAATAAATATCGTTCGCAATTCTGCACTTATTAATTTGGATGGACTTCAAAATCTAAAATCAGTAGGTGGCAATTTTTGGATTGCTGATAATTCTGCAATTACTAAAATTAATACATTCAATAAATTAACTTCCAGTAGTCAAATGTACATTGGAGATCATAAAGAGTTAACTGAAATTTCAGGATATACTTCCATGACCAATATGCCAACTATTAGAATTGAAAATAATGCAAAATTGAACCTTATCAATATCACAAATTCATTAACACAAATAAATGGGCTTTTGAATATAATTAATAATCCGCAACTTCAATCCATAAATGCACTTGGGAATGTTCCGATAATTGCTGGCACGCTGACGATTGAGAATAATGCTTTATTGTCAAATCTCATTGCGCTGTCTCAGCTCACATTTGCAAATGAAATTATCCTTAAAAACAATGCTTCCTTAATCAACCTGGATCAATTCAGCAAAATTAATGCGCTCAACGGAAGCCTTCATATCATTGGTAATAATAACTTAAATTCAATATCGGGTTTGACAAATATACCAGCAGGTTCTATTAAGGGAACTGGATTAACAATTCAAAATAATCCGGCACTCGCCATCTGTGAGCTACCCAACATATGTACCTACCTGGATGGTTCCGGTCAAAGATTTATTTCTGGCAATGCACCGGGTTGCAATTCTGAGCAAGCTGTGCAAAACGCATGCGATGCATCAGAAGCTCCAGAGATTCCAATTGCCTTACCAGCCACGAACATTAACGCTTCGGGCTTTACAGCACATTGGCAGACCTCAGCGAGGGCGACATCTTATGCAATTGATGTTTCTACCAGTGGTTCATTCAGCACCATACTGCCTGCATACAACAACCTGAATGTTGGAAATAATGTGAATGCCTTGATTACTGGTTTGACCAACAATCAGACCTATTTTTACCGTATACGGGCCGTCAACAACAAAGGTAACAGTGCCAACAGCAATGTTATTTCTGTCAATCTATCGGTTTGCTTTGTCTCTATACCAAATGCAAACTTTAAAAACTATTTGGTACAAAATACAGCAATAAACACCAATGGCAATACTGAAATTGAATGTTCAGAAGCTGAATTATATACTGGATTAATTGATTGCAATGGCCTTAATATTGCTGACTTAAGCGGCATCGAAGCGTTTATTAATATTAAGGAAATTAATTGTAGTAATAATTTATTGGCGAATGTTGATTTAAGTCAAAACACGAAACTGGAGCAACTTAATTGTTCAAATAATTTACTTCAAACACTTGATTTAAATGGGAATCTGAAGTTGCGGGAATTGTACTGCTTCCAAAACAAATTAAATCAATTAAACCTTAAAGACAATACCAATCTGGAAACTATTGACTGCAACGATAACAATTTAAATATTTTAGACTTTAGTAAAAACAATAACTTGATACAAATTTGGTGCTACAACAATAAACTATTGTCATTGAATCTGGCAAATGGAATTAACGAAGATATGAGTCTTATAGAAGCGTTTAATAATCCAGATTTAACCTGTATCCAAGTGGATGATGAAGACTATAGCAAAGCGAATTGGAGAAGCGGGAAATTCAAATTTGATGCTCAACATATTTTTAGTGAAAAATGTGACCCATGCACTGATCCATCAATCTTATTTATTTCCAATTTTTTGGTATCAGGAACAGCTTGTACAGAAGATAGTATCCGATTAATTGAATATGGTTTTTTCCAGGATTCCATTCAAGACATTGAATTTTTATGGGATTTTGGAAACAATCGCAGTTCAAATGAACGAGACCCAATTATTATTTACACACAACCAGGAAAATATGCAATTGTACTCAAATTAAAAAGTCCAATCTGTGAAGCCACTATCAATAAACAAATAGAAATTCTGAATTGTGCTTTTCTGGATGGATCAAAAGAAAGGTATTCAAGTGTCTTTCCAAACCCAAGTTTTGGCCCGGTACAATGGAATATAAATTTACCCTATGAAAGTAATCTTTCTTTCAAATTATTGGATTTAAATGGCAAGGTACTTTTTACCAATTTTTATCCTAAAATTAAATTAGTTGCCGATGAAATTCCACAGCTAAAGACGGGTATTTATATTGTAGAATTAATATATCATGGAGGTACTGAAAGACATAAGATCATCATTTATTAA
- a CDS encoding ABC transporter ATP-binding protein — MTVKINNLSKTYPNGVKALDNLTLEINQGMFGLLGPNGAGKSSLMRTLATLQSPDAGNVFFEDIDILKNPMELRKILGYLPQEFGVYPKMSAVDLLDYLATLKGIASRQERNELINQVLEITNLYDVRKKNVDGYSGGMKQRFGIAQLLLNNPKLIIVDEPTAGLDPAERNRFLNVLREIASSNIIIFSTHIVDDIKDLCNDMAIMNGGKILKKIKPSDATKEIENTIWTSNISREKIEEMEQRFLVLSSKYNQDNSINIRVYANEQPLSNFASATPNLEDVYFIALKNNLEN, encoded by the coding sequence ATGACTGTAAAAATAAATAATCTTTCAAAAACTTATCCTAATGGTGTAAAAGCTTTGGACAATCTTACTTTGGAAATAAATCAAGGTATGTTTGGACTTCTTGGGCCCAACGGAGCAGGTAAGTCATCATTAATGCGGACACTTGCAACCTTACAAAGCCCTGACGCGGGTAATGTATTTTTTGAAGACATAGATATTTTGAAAAATCCAATGGAATTAAGGAAAATTTTAGGGTACTTACCACAAGAGTTTGGTGTATATCCCAAAATGTCAGCAGTGGACTTGTTGGATTATTTAGCAACGCTTAAGGGCATTGCATCGAGACAAGAACGAAATGAATTGATAAACCAAGTATTGGAAATTACAAACCTCTATGATGTGCGAAAAAAAAATGTAGATGGATATTCGGGTGGAATGAAACAACGATTTGGCATTGCTCAACTGTTACTCAACAATCCCAAACTGATTATCGTGGATGAACCTACGGCTGGTTTAGACCCTGCTGAAAGAAACCGATTTTTAAATGTTTTACGAGAAATTGCCAGCTCAAATATTATCATTTTCTCAACACATATTGTAGATGACATTAAAGATTTGTGCAATGATATGGCAATTATGAATGGAGGTAAAATATTAAAGAAAATTAAACCATCGGACGCAACAAAGGAAATAGAAAATACAATCTGGACAAGTAATATAAGCAGAGAAAAAATTGAAGAAATGGAGCAACGGTTTTTGGTGCTTTCTTCCAAATATAACCAAGATAATTCAATAAATATAAGGGTTTATGCTAATGAACAACCATTATCTAATTTTGCATCAGCAACGCCCAATTTGGAGGATGTTTATTTTATTGCATTGAAAAACAACCTTGAAAACTAA
- a CDS encoding DUF3575 domain-containing protein has protein sequence MKNFLLFNLLILLSPFFVKAQQNSLGLGFAFQTFTNVPAEPEHIGLVLTFENKMSKHFSSGLLAGYSFKKLTHYDRSLKYSRTLITVQPEIRFYPKEVFRGFYIGANVSYNHFSENYIKLYEPSPNFISTPKNYFGFGFSLGVQSKISEKILWGFHTSGSIIPNPGGVGSGSRFFANINFSYLLRKTKK, from the coding sequence ATGAAAAACTTTTTATTATTTAACTTATTGATTTTATTATCACCTTTTTTTGTAAAGGCACAGCAAAACAGTTTAGGCTTGGGTTTTGCATTTCAAACATTCACTAATGTGCCTGCAGAACCAGAGCATATTGGTCTCGTATTAACATTTGAAAATAAAATGTCAAAACATTTTTCATCCGGTCTCCTTGCAGGTTATTCTTTCAAAAAACTTACACATTATGACAGATCATTAAAATATTCAAGGACACTTATTACAGTACAACCTGAAATACGATTCTATCCTAAGGAAGTTTTTCGGGGATTTTATATTGGTGCCAATGTCTCTTACAATCATTTTTCTGAAAACTATATTAAACTTTATGAACCATCGCCAAACTTTATAAGTACACCAAAGAATTATTTTGGATTTGGCTTTTCATTAGGTGTTCAATCAAAAATTTCTGAAAAAATATTGTGGGGCTTTCATACATCTGGGAGCATAATCCCAAATCCAGGCGGAGTTGGGTCTGGCTCAAGATTTTTCGCAAATATAAATTTTAGTTACTTATTAAGAAAAACAAAAAAATGA